DNA from Doryrhamphus excisus isolate RoL2022-K1 chromosome 19, RoL_Dexc_1.0, whole genome shotgun sequence:
CCTGTTTCAAAGCACCGTGGGGCCTTGGCGTTGCTCATGCTAAGTTTTCTCGTGCTGTGTAACGTGACGAGGGTGATAAGAGACTGGCAGGACTAGCAAATAATGCTCGTCAACAAAGCTTGTTCCTGATAAGCTAGCTAAACCTGCGTCCCTATTATGCTCTTTCTCCCCTCACACTAAATATAGCAATCTTTATTTGAAAATTAGCTTTTAAGCAAAAGTAGAATAGTTTATGATTTGAAGTGAAGTACTGTTTTGGTATCATTTGGTACCTTGGCGTCTTCTAATGCCGTGTTCCTTCTTTGCAGAATCTCACCTGTGTGTCAACGATGGATGTTTTGGAATTCACAGTAAGTCTGCTCCGACTGATGCCCTGCTCCAATCTAAGACAGGAATGAAATGAAAGTCGCACCTATTTTGTTTTGGAGAAAACAACTTTCTTCCACGGCGAataggctgaataggtgcagattctggaagcgctagaacgctttctgtgctggttatgatgtgtagctgctctataggagtccacaactcaatacaaagggcccaaaatgagcataatgggtcccctttcaaaacaaaacaggctgcacggcggtctagtggttggttagcgcacagatctcacagctaggagaccagggttcaattccaccctcggctatctctgtgtggagtttgcatgttctccccgtgcatgcgtgggttttctccgggtactccgttttcttcccacattccaaaaacatgctaggttaattggcgactccaaattgtccataggtatgaatgtgagtgtgaatggttgtttgtctatatgtgctctgttattggccggcgaccagtccagggtgtaccccgcctcttgcccgaagacagctgggataggctccagcacccccgcgacccttgtgaggaaaagcggtagaaaatgaatgaatgaatgtgagtgtgaatggttgtttgtctatatgtgccatgtgattggccggcgactagtccagggtgtaccccgcctctcgcccgaagacagctgggataggctccagcacccccaccctagtgaggataagcgtcatagagaatggatggatgcttggaACCtgcttaagatccaacagtgctaACTGTTGCTAACGTTGCTAATCTCCCCATAGTTCCACTGCTCTTAAGAAGTAAAGCAGGAATGTGTGACGTGGAAATGTTCTGCTTTCTGAACAGCTGAGCACAGCAGACCGCGGTTAACATTTTATTTCCTCTCTGCCTCCTCCAGACGGGGTGAAGTGTGTCGACGGCGGCTGGCTGACGTGTCAAACGGAGATTCGCTTGCGTCTGCACTTTTCCAAGACGTCTCCGGTGTCCATCACCAAGAAGAAATTCAAGAAGTCTCGCTTCAGGTAGGCCGAGATGCCACTAGAGAAAGTTTGTAAGCCGTGAACTGACAGAAGCGAAGCGAAACGACTCTGCTTTCATGCACGATGAAACACAAGCACTGACCGCACTTTGGCCTCCACTAAAGCTTCAATATTGATGACCCTCACATGCACATGCTAAGGGCATAGCCAAAAGGATGAGAAACCCGTTGTACACCTCCTGTCCCTGGCTTGGAATCCCCACCCAAGGTCGGTGCAGCCGCCTTCATCCTTGTTGGCGAAACATTTTTCAGGATCAAGTTGACCCTGGAGGGCAttgaggaggaagaagacgacGACGAGGATGAAGATGCGATCAGACCCTCATCCCTCCACAAGATGACCACCACCCTGGAGATCAGCATGATCACTGCCAAAGCCTACAAGTCACGCCACTCCCAGCCCGAGTGCGGCTACGCCCTGGAGCCCTCACGCTGGACCGAGTACAGCGTCCACACCATGGACCCCGACAACCTGGAGCTCACATTTGAGTTCTTTGAGGTAAAACCAGCGTCCGGGTTTGGAACCACTTCCTCCATGCCTCGTCTTCATTTTGATTTTACTTCAGGAGGAGCTGAGCGAGCACGTAGTCCAGGGCGATGCTCACCCGGGTCATGTGGGCACCGCCTGCCTCCTTTCGTCCTCTTTCCTGGAGAGCGGCAAAGACATGGGCGTGGTTACGCTGCCCATTATGGGACGCAACTCCCGGCATACCATCGGCAAAGTCCGAGGTAAGATGTGCGGAGCTGCTACACATGGACGAGGGGGGGATGGTGACGTAACACGACTAACCATTGTATTGCAGTGGACTACCTGGTGATCAGGCCCATCCCGGGGCTGCCGTGCAACATGACCGCCTCCTTCACCAAGTACTGGAAGAAAAGAAGCGCTCTGGATGTCGGCCACAGAGGAGCCGGCAGCACGCACGCCGCCAAGTGAGTCCACCTTCGCCTGAAGCGCttgatgtgaatgtgaatgatcTTCTCAACATGCTTGTGTTCCACAGGCACCACAGAGTCCGAGAGAACACCATTGCCTCCTTCAAGAGCGCCGCCAAGCATGTACGTTCTCCGCGTGATTGTTTAGTCCCGTTCTGTATTCTTTTATTGCTCAGCagtttgatatattttatacactatacatcaggggtttcaaacacgcggcccgcgggccaaatgtgcctcacaggacactagtttgaggcccctgtcttgatatgaaagtttaatgttagtgcggcccgcgcaagtttgatatgctttatggtatcatgtacccagaaaaaaatattatgtttgattaatgttcatgttaaaggttaaataactgttaatagttatcctccctatccgtgtggaagtggtacgtttttggctatttaagtttaaaggaaatgacttgaaggctaccgtttaggtcgctagctctctagtttgcgagttagcatgtgtcacaagaccctgcagttgcgcaatatgttgtaaataaaaagcataaatgtgacaatagtcgggctctaataatgctttgttaattttaatctgaaaaaaataatttgtctacccaccaactatatgtggtttcttaagtttttattatttgccgtttattattattattatatttatttattactggtttcaaacacgcggcccgcgggccaaatgtggctcacaggacgctagtttaggcccccgccttgatatgaaactttaatgttagtgcgacccgcgcaagtttgatacggatgctgtatggtatcatgtacccagaaaaaattattacgtttgattaatgttcatgttaaaggttaaataactgttaatagttatcctccctatccgtgtggaagtggtaagtttttggctatttaagtttaaaaggaaataacttgaaggctaccgtttaggtcgctagctctctagtttgcgagttagcatgtgtctcaagaccctgcagttgcgcaatatgttgtaaataaaaagagtataaatgtgactatagtcgtgttttgtcatgtctacagggctctaataatgctttgttcattttaatctgaaaaaaataatttgtctacccaccaactatatgtggtttcttaagtttttattatttgcccttttattattattattatatttatttattactgattgattgattttctttattcttgatttgtttatttatttttctgtttttaataagtgttttttttatttttattttttggaaaacctgatgcggcccagtgtcgctccagtggcccccaagtaaattgagtttgagacccctgctatacatatttatacatatatttacatattatatatgtacactGGAACTCAacaatagatgccatatatcacctACAACACGTCTGCAGCTTTTAAgagtgtagtgaagcctgtgcTGGTTGTATACACAAGGTGGGTCAGATGACGTATCTTGTCTGTGACGCCTTCATTAAATCGGGCCACTCCTTGTGACCCCGCAGGGTGCCGCCTACGTGGAGTTTGACGTCCACCTTTCCAAGGACGACGTTCCAATCGTGTACCACGACCTAACCTGCTGCATCGCCACCAAGAAGGTAAGACGACTCCCATCTGCTGACACACACATGACTTCATGATAGCGTTTTTTGACTTGAGTTTTCCAAACAGAAAAACGACCAGACGTTGGAGCTCATCGAGGTGCCTGTCAAAGACCTGACATTTCATCAGCTGCAGCTTCTGAAGGTGATGAGCACCACTCTCATGGAAAACCTGCATACTTTGATCATACATGGGAACTAAGGTAGCAGTCAGcaggactgttcaggttgtcttaatAAATGAGCagacttcatcagttcatgctcagggACCAAGTCGGGCAAACACTagtctgactaggtaggacagcagGATCCAGAAGAACGATCCCTAAACATGTCCAGACATGGAGGATTGCTCTCACAGACGCGCTGTAACCTTCATGATGCTCCTCATCAGAGCTTGATGATTGTGGACTCAGACATACGTATATCGTtgattgtgttttgtgttcagttggcGCATGTCACCGCCATGAAGGGAAATGATGTCAAAGGTACGTCTTACACTTTTTTCTTTCCCTGAACGGTGGAGAAAATGCAATTCCCACAAGACTAGATGATAGACCAACACTCTGGTGTTGTTTGCTTTCAGAACTgctggaggaagaggatgacatCGACGAGCATCAGCCCTTTCCGTCGCTCTCGCAGGTATTCGCCGTCGCCGGCACcgcctagaccaggggtgggcaaactttttgactcgcgggccgcattgatttaacaaaacgggggggcagactatatattttatattttaacagtccacctggtattattgtatctgtaaaagtgtcacgcaatctgctattattatttattattttatatttatatttaaatattttatatttaaatattttaaatttttttattattattattattgtgtccctttttcaagagcactttgtaaacaacagaccacatcaaataacaaaattgataaaaccatcaaaaggttggctgaagccatgatgccagttcgtatgttgagtttaaatgaaatactttggaaagaacggacgggccgtattcaaacacttggcgcgccggatgtggcccccgggccgtagtttgcccacccctggcctagactCCTTACCTGACATGCATCCCTGCTCCTCTCTGCAGCTCTTCCAGGCACTTCCTGAGCACGTGGGCTTCAACATCGAGCTGAAGTGGATCTGTCAGATGAAGGTGGCGACTCGGCAACAACACAAACGAGCGTTAAACATTAGAAGAAGAGTTAAATTGGTCATCCTTTTTATCCTGGCCAGGACGGGTCATGGGAAGGCAACATGTCGTCCTACTTCAACATGAACACCTTCCTCGACATCATCCTGTCCTGCGTGCTGCAGAACGGAGGCAAAAGACGTGTGGTGTTCTCGTGCTTTGATCCCGACGTCTGCGCCATGTAAGCTCATGTGAAACATGTCATTTGAAACCCTCGTTTCTGGGCTATATTGTCACAGCTGTGAAAATATTTGAACCTGTGGGTGTCACAGTGTCACCACGGGATATTTACAGCACAGAATGATGTTACACAGAAAGATTGAAAAACTTTTGGTTCCATCAATGCTTTTTTCCAAAGACTGTACGATGGCTAGTTGAACAATGTCCAACAGTGAATATAAGATGGCTAGTTAAACAATATTCAACAGTGAATATAAGATGGCTAGTTAAACAATATTCAACAGTGAGTATAAAATGGCTAGTTAAACAATATTCAACAGTGAATTAAAGATTGCTAGTTAAACAATGTCCAACAGTGAGTGTAAAATGGCAACTTGGACAATAGCCTATCAAAAAAGTCATTCATCACTAGCCACGTactatacatggacccaaatattccaattcgggttatttgctcaaacagaaagaatataacctcattccgaaagaaaagtgccaatccgaatgaatatacagtaaacctcggatatatcggattcaattgttcccactggttttgtccgatataagcgaaatccgttttatgcgtataccggaaaatgtccgttttacgcatatatcggatttatatccggtatatgcgtaaatcggattttatccgttataaaaaggcacttccttgactatgtttccaatgtacctggacgcgcaggcaacgctgcaaacgctgcaaatgacgtcgtatatagcgcggcctgtcacaattcggcgaatcagagcgccacgatgcggccatccgatatatgcgagggaaatttaatggaaatgcattggaacgggactggagattttgtccgaaataggcgaaatccgttataaaaaatcagatatatgcaatgaatttttattggaaatgcattacagaaaaattggttcttttttatctgtccgttgtgagcgaatttccgatatatccgagtccgatatatccgaggtttactgtataatcggattcacaggggtggaatatttttttccccaatccgattgaggtatcttgtacccgctcaatcggaaagttgtcagactgcgttcttctttgtagTGTctttctacaccctggactggttgccagccaatcacaggacacatatagacaaacaaccattcacactcacattcatacctatggacaatttggagtcaccaattaacctagcatgtttttggaatgtgggaggaaaccggagtacctggaaaaaacccacgcatgcacggggagaacatgcaaactccacacagagatggcctagggtggaattgaaccctggtctcctagctgtgaggtctgcgtgctaactagaccactagactgccgtacCGCCCCATTTTTGTAGTACAATGTACAATGACATGGTTTGTCCTACAGGGTGCGCCGCAAGCAGAACAAGTACCCCATCCTCTTCCTGACTCAGGGCATCTCCGAGAAGTACCCCGAGCTCATGGACATCCGCTGCCAGAGCACGGAGATGGCCGTGAACTTTGCCCAGAGCGAGGACATCCTGGTAGGAGAAGACGTTGCCGTTGCATCGTTATTGTTCCCGCCAAACTCCCGGAACTACTAAAAGCGAAACGTGATCTTCTGCAGGGAATCAGCGCGCACACCGAGGAGCTGCTGACGAACCTGGGTCTGATCGGGGAGGCGCAGAGCAAAGGCCTGGTGGTGTTCAGCTGGGGCGACGACAACAACGAGCACGAGAACAGGAGGCAGCTGAGAGAGCAGGGCATCGACGGCCTCATCTATGACAGGTGAGATGCTTCTTCAGCATAGCAAGGCTTCTCCGCACCCTAGCGGGAACCATATTGATTGATATTGTAGCTAGAAGTACATGAAGACGAAGGCTGCCATTGTTTTTGTTCAACCACCAGCAGCTGCCAGTAGCTGATgatagcgtgtgtgtgttgtgacacAAACAAGTTGGGGCAAAGTGCTTCATAGTTGTGCTGCCTCagcacaatgaatgaatgaatgaatgttgttgcgGTTGCTTGCTAAGCAGGATCAGGCACCAACGTCCTGGGGAATGTTCTGACACCTCTTTTGGTGCAGATCCCATCAAAGCACACATTCAAGGGTTTTTCCACATCCAGCAGATGATTTCTATCCCCTGCAGGGATAGAAAGCTGGATGTTATGTTGTGGTACAGGTTAGAGCCACCTACAGGACAGGAGCGGAACAGGCTGGCCCTTCTAGTATATGTGTATAGTGCAaatatctagctatctatcgctctatcgctctatcgctctatctcactatctctctctctctctctctctctctctctctcccatctATCTCTCccatctctctctcgctctctctcccatctatctctctctctctctcccatctatctatctctctctctccccatctatctatctctctctctcccatctatctatctctatctatctctctctctctcccatctatctctctctctctcccctctctctctctctctctctctctcgatcccatctatctctctctctctctatcccatctatctctctctctctatctatctctctctctctccccatctctctctctctctctcccatctatctctctctctctcccatctatctctctctctctctatcccatctctctctctctctctatcccatctatcgctctctctccctctctatcccagctctctctctcgctctctctctatctatctcgctctctctctatctctccctctctctatctatctctcgctctctctatcccatctctctctctctctctctatcccatctatctctctcgctctctctctctcccatctatctctctatccCATATATCTCTCCCGCTCTATATCTCTatcccatctctctctctctctctctctctctctctctctcccatctATCTCTCCCGCTCTATATCTCTATcccatctatctctctctctctctatctctatcccatctatctctctctctatccatctatctctctatcccatctatctctctctctatcccatctatctatctatcccatctatctatctatcccatctatctctctctctctctatcccgtctatctctctctctctctatcccatctctctctctctctctctatcccatctctctctctctatctctctctctctatctctctctccctctccctctctctatcccatctctctctctctctctctctctatcccatctctctctctttctctctctctctatcccatctctctctctctctctctctatcccatctatctctctatggtgtcttttgtttacattacaaAAAAGGAGTACATGTCAATCTTTAGAGCTATTATTTTTGCAATGTCACAGACTCAGATTGCTTTTAGGTGGTGTGTAATGTTGTTCTAGAGTTATTCTAGAACTATAAAGAGTCTTTGTAGTCTTAGTGTTGTTAGGTTTAGAGACAACATTGGAGGTCAGTGTTGCGTAACGCTGTTGATGCATGTTGAACAAGGACCTGTTTGTCCAGTTGTTCTGTCCACTTCTGCTTTTCACAGACGTGTTTTCCCAAACCCAATCACACTTTCTCTTCGTGTCCGTCTGCTTTCCATTCCTCTTCCTGTCTTACCCTGTTTAACTCctgcttcctctttttttctaGAATTTGTGACTGCTCGCTGCCAATTTCTGACTCAAGTCCATCAGATTCCTGTAAAGTTTCCCCCGGTGTTTAGTCGTGATTTATGTTTTTACTGACGCTGCTGATAACTCGGCACTGGATGTGCATATATTTGACCTTCTGAAAGCAGATGATAACGCAAGACGGTTGACTCGTCATACTTGTCATGTCTTCATTGGACAGCTTTGTCTCATCTGGACAATTGGACTCATTCTGACTAGAATGGTTGGTCAGCTGTCCTGTCTATCATTTCTTTCGTTTCTTTTTGGCATCAGCCTGCAGATGGCTCGCATGGCTTGCATGTAGCGCTTCATGCTTTGGatgcttttttgccttttagtATTTCACCCTCATTTTTCAGCCCAGTAAGGCTTGGTTAGCTACACAAGCTAACAAGGCTTGTGAGAACCTCCTCCCtttaaggaaaaaaatggaggaatgagacatgaacacacgtctttctcttttctgtgccttctaaagatataaaaataggCCGCTAATTCATTTCAAATGCAAgaaacatctctgtgtggagtttgcatgttctccctgtgcatgcgtggcttttctccggatactccggtttccgcccacattccgaaaacatgttagcttcattagttccactccaaattgtccataggtatgaatatgggtgggaatttgtctatatgtgccctgtgattggctggtcaccaatCCACGGTGTACTCTGCctatcgcctgaagacagctgggataggctccagcatgcccgtgacccttgtgagaataagcggtagaaaatgaatgaatggactcaGTGTTTGTAGAAGTAATGAATCACAGTAGCGTTGCAAGGCGCCTACTAATCCCCATGTTAGCACCTATTTTGGCAACGGGGGCGAGGACAAACAGCCTCTGAAGGCCTGCTTCCAGTACACACTTGCTACTGCTTGCAGTGAAGTAAAAATAAACGGCAGTCGGGTGTCTGTTTCATGGGCCGTGTCTATTCAGCTCCgttaaaaacaagacaaaaagagCAATTAGCACAGTGgttcacaaacttttttttttgcagcgccCCCTTTTCAGCTACCCCACTACTATTGTCAAGCTCCTCCTTGTCATAACACTGCATCGTGACCAACAAAAATGGCTGCATGAGGCCATATTTGGTACCACTGGTGTTAGTTGCTGTTGATGTTGCTTTGAcgaatgaaaaagaaaacattatgTTCCTTTTCAGGATCTGCGAGGACCAAGGAGAGCAGCCCAACATCTTCCAGGTGGAGGAGCAACACTCCCTGCGGGAGGTGATCACAGAGGAGACCCTGAAGAGCCCCACCTGCTCCTGCTACTCCATCCCCTGCTCCACCGCGCCGTGTCTCGTCACCAAGGAGCGAGCTGGCAGCGCCGAGTCCGACTCGGGCCTCAGCTCCTCGTAGCGTGCTCTCTCCATCCTCCCAGGAGGGTTCTTGCGTTTATTATTAGCggcatttatttttgcatggcCATCACTTCATAAGATACTTTTCTCACAACTCCATTAATGCGCACATTTTGATTGTAGGGAGCAGGGATATTGAACTACCAATGTTGCCAATGCGGGTGCCATTATCTTGTTGATGTGCGTGCATGAAGCCATTACCTTAAAGCAGGgctgtccaaataccaacccgagggccatttgcggcccgtAGCTCCCTTTTCATTGGCCCGTCCTTGACAGCGGTAGATATCGTGCATCTCTAAGCTgcttactttattattttcattattttctcaaCCTGCATTGGATGGATTCTTGCATGTTTAATTAACCAGAAATGACAAGTATGAAAGTGGGCCCTACAACTTTGGGTTTGTAGTTTGAACACCCCTCCCTGCCTTCGCATCCTTTGAATAGTCCAGCTTGTATTGACCATCTCGTACCGCTAGGGGTCGCCCGACAGCAGTTGACATGGTTGAAGTTGTGCTTTCCGCATATCGTGCAGGTTGCCATTTATGGGTTTCATTTTGCAGAACTTAAAGATGACAAAGTGCAACGTGTCAACATTAACGGTGCTCTGATTATAATTCATATAATTCAAGTGCACACAGGACAGCCTACTGGTGATGTGCGAGGGAGTTATTACTTTTTGTCTACTGTTACAATATTTGAAGTGTAGCAGCCGGAAGCTCACGTATGAACGCTACGTTTACACGAGCGGAGTAGTCACACATCGATCATGAACAATTGTGTCATTCattgttaataaataaaaactgttcTTAATTGTTTTGTCTCACTTCTCTTCACAGCTGACTAAATGCATTTAAGCATCTTAAACTgtaaattatgaatatatttggaatgtggagaaCACACGATGGACATTCTTGACTTATGAACTATTGTGTTTGATAGGATCAAAAGTACGAATCATCTAGATGGCAAGGGTGAGCTAGGAGATGTAGTTTTTTGACGCTTAGAAGCTATTGTCACAAACggggaaaaaaactacatcTCCCGTGATGCTCCAGCTAAACCGCTGAACAGGCGCACACGCCCACGCCGAGTAAAGCCATCGCCTGTAATCCTCACACAGCTCTCAATCCTCTGCCGTTATTTTCGGCCCTTTTAAGTTTTGTATTCTTAATATATCACATAAAAATGGACAACTCCGGGAAAGAGAAGGAGGCTATCCAACTAATGGCTGAcgctgacaaaaaaataaagtcttcGGGCTCCTTTTTGGGCGGGATGTTTGGAGGGTAAGCTAGCATGATGTATTAGCCGTCAAACAGCCTCTTTTGGACGCATGAAACCTCATGTTTATGTTACGCAtcattaaatgttacatttatagATACCGAGAttcaataaagttgtattgtATATTGAGTCGCATTGTTATTTATGCTAACTTAACGGTTAGCGAAGTTAGTCACTGATGTAAACAAGCTTTCACTCTTCACGATGAAGCTGACCACTAATTTAGCATCTTAGTGTAATCCTTTTCTTATATTGACcgctttttgttgctttttgtttatTGTCGTATGAAAGAGCGGCTTTGGGTGTGACAACCCTTTATCAATATGAGCACAAAGCTTGTGTTGGCATTATTCAGCATTAATGAATAATTCTGCATTAAATTGAATGTTGCAATGTTGTGCGTGCTAGCAATGACGTCATCCCCACCTCTTGATTGAATAGCTGCCATATTAATACCAGAGTCAAGCCCCAGGAGTCCACCTTGACGGGGATTGGGTAGCAGGTCAATAGGTCATAGCTTGCAGCAATTTTATTGAAGCTACAGGACAAATGCTTGATGTCTGTCACTTTCACAGAGGCCACCACAAAGTGGAAGAAGCCTGCGAGATGTACTGCAGAGCGGCCAACATGTTCAAGATGGCCAAGAACTGGAGCGGTAAGATAAGCTTAAGCTTCTATATTGGAATAAtaagcaaaacaaatgaaattgtgtgttttgcagCGATAAAAGTGCACAGTGCAGCACTTTGTGAAGGTGCCTTCAAGTTAATGCTGAGTCACAGTGTCTGCCGAATCCTTTGTGCTGAACTCTA
Protein-coding regions in this window:
- the gpcpd1 gene encoding glycerophosphocholine phosphodiesterase GPCPD1, which codes for MELSQVTLNVSGETSPGEVIAVVGSCESLGDWSHDKAAILHPISEDGNMWTTTLAIPKGVVVKYRYFKGFFLEAKSAGAPCQVIVNMWETHHQPRSMSPTESHLCVNDGCFGIHNGVKCVDGGWLTCQTEIRLRLHFSKTSPVSITKKKFKKSRFRIKLTLEGIEEEEDDDEDEDAIRPSSLHKMTTTLEISMITAKAYKSRHSQPECGYALEPSRWTEYSVHTMDPDNLELTFEFFEEELSEHVVQGDAHPGHVGTACLLSSSFLESGKDMGVVTLPIMGRNSRHTIGKVRVDYLVIRPIPGLPCNMTASFTKYWKKRSALDVGHRGAGSTHAAKHHRVRENTIASFKSAAKHGAAYVEFDVHLSKDDVPIVYHDLTCCIATKKKNDQTLELIEVPVKDLTFHQLQLLKLAHVTAMKGNDVKELLEEEDDIDEHQPFPSLSQLFQALPEHVGFNIELKWICQMKDGSWEGNMSSYFNMNTFLDIILSCVLQNGGKRRVVFSCFDPDVCAMVRRKQNKYPILFLTQGISEKYPELMDIRCQSTEMAVNFAQSEDILGISAHTEELLTNLGLIGEAQSKGLVVFSWGDDNNEHENRRQLREQGIDGLIYDRICEDQGEQPNIFQVEEQHSLREVITEETLKSPTCSCYSIPCSTAPCLVTKERAGSAESDSGLSSS